From Variovorax sp. J2L1-78, the proteins below share one genomic window:
- a CDS encoding ABC transporter substrate-binding protein — protein sequence MTLDPAVLQALAPHGVLRASINLGNPILANTDKTSGAPGGVSVDLARAFAERLGVGLELVVFDTAGKSVEAVAEEQADIGFFAIDPVRGAQIAFTQAYVLIEGSYLVREDSPLKANEDVDRAGHRIVVGKGSAYDLYLTREVKHAQIVRAPSSPTVVQTFLEQALDVAAGVRQQLEADAQKHAGLRLLPGRFMVIQQAMGLPKSRGSEAAAVLRAFVEDMKATGFVADALARHGIQGASVAPGEAPS from the coding sequence ATGACCCTCGACCCCGCCGTCCTCCAGGCGTTGGCACCGCACGGCGTGCTGCGGGCCTCCATCAACCTGGGCAACCCCATCCTGGCGAACACGGACAAGACCTCGGGCGCGCCGGGCGGCGTCTCGGTCGATCTGGCCCGCGCCTTCGCCGAGCGGCTGGGTGTGGGCCTCGAGCTGGTCGTGTTCGACACGGCGGGCAAGTCGGTCGAGGCGGTCGCCGAGGAGCAAGCGGACATCGGCTTCTTTGCGATCGACCCGGTCCGCGGCGCGCAGATCGCCTTCACGCAGGCCTATGTGCTCATCGAAGGCAGCTACCTGGTGCGCGAGGACTCGCCCCTGAAGGCCAACGAAGACGTCGACCGCGCGGGCCACCGCATCGTGGTCGGCAAGGGCAGCGCCTACGACCTGTACCTCACGCGCGAAGTGAAGCACGCGCAGATCGTGCGGGCGCCGAGTTCTCCCACCGTGGTGCAGACCTTTCTCGAACAGGCGCTCGACGTGGCCGCCGGCGTCAGGCAGCAACTCGAAGCCGATGCCCAGAAGCATGCGGGCCTGCGGTTGCTGCCGGGTCGCTTCATGGTGATCCAGCAGGCGATGGGGCTGCCGAAGTCACGGGGCAGCGAGGCCGCAGCCGTGCTTCGCGCCTTCGTGGAAGACATGAAGGCCACGGGCTTCGTCGCAGACGCACTCGCGCGGCATGGCATCCAGGGCGCTTCGGTGGCGCCCGGCGAAGCGCCGTCTTGA
- a CDS encoding BMP family ABC transporter substrate-binding protein, producing MNDMNKRSVLKLAALTAVASAALIGCGKKEEAAAPAAAPAPAPAAAAAPAPAAPLNIAFAYVGPVGDGGWSFAHDNGRKALEKEFGDKVKTTFVESVPESADAERVFRDLVGQGNKLIFGTTFGYMEPMLKVAADNKEIKFEHATGYKTAENLRTYDSRTYEGAYMAGIIAGSMTKSNTLGVVGSVPIPEVLRNINSFTLGAQSVNPKITTKVVWVNEWFSPPKETEAATALINGGADVLFQNTDSPAVLKTAQEKGKRAFGWDSDMTAYGPKAHLASAVINWGPYYIKATKDALEGKWATGASWWGVKEGAIDIVSIADDVPADIKTKVETVKAGLKDGSYSIWKGPIVGQDGKELIAAGAVADDKFLSGVNFYVKGVEGKVPGGDKK from the coding sequence ATGAATGATATGAACAAGCGCTCCGTGCTCAAGCTGGCTGCCCTCACGGCCGTCGCATCCGCTGCCCTCATCGGCTGCGGCAAGAAGGAAGAAGCGGCGGCACCGGCTGCAGCGCCCGCACCCGCACCGGCCGCTGCTGCGGCGCCTGCGCCGGCCGCGCCGCTGAACATCGCATTCGCCTACGTCGGCCCGGTGGGCGACGGCGGCTGGTCCTTCGCGCACGACAACGGCCGCAAGGCGCTCGAAAAGGAATTCGGCGACAAGGTCAAGACGACGTTCGTCGAGAGCGTGCCCGAATCGGCCGATGCCGAGCGCGTGTTCCGCGACCTGGTGGGCCAGGGCAACAAGCTGATCTTCGGCACCACCTTCGGCTACATGGAGCCGATGCTGAAGGTCGCCGCCGACAACAAGGAGATCAAGTTCGAGCATGCCACCGGCTACAAGACGGCCGAGAACCTGCGCACCTACGACAGCCGCACCTACGAAGGCGCGTACATGGCCGGCATCATCGCCGGCTCGATGACCAAGTCGAACACGCTGGGCGTGGTCGGCTCGGTGCCGATCCCCGAAGTGCTGCGCAACATCAACAGCTTCACGCTGGGTGCGCAGTCGGTCAACCCGAAGATCACGACCAAGGTGGTGTGGGTCAACGAATGGTTCAGCCCGCCGAAGGAAACCGAAGCGGCCACCGCGCTGATCAACGGCGGCGCTGACGTGCTGTTCCAGAACACCGACTCGCCGGCCGTGCTCAAGACCGCCCAGGAAAAGGGCAAGCGCGCCTTCGGCTGGGATTCGGACATGACGGCCTACGGCCCGAAGGCCCACCTGGCATCGGCCGTCATCAACTGGGGCCCGTACTACATCAAGGCCACCAAGGACGCGCTCGAGGGCAAGTGGGCGACCGGCGCGAGCTGGTGGGGCGTGAAGGAAGGCGCCATCGACATCGTGTCGATCGCCGACGACGTGCCGGCCGACATCAAGACCAAGGTCGAGACCGTCAAGGCCGGCCTGAAGGACGGCTCGTATTCCATCTGGAAGGGCCCGATCGTCGGCCAGGACGGCAAGGAACTGATCGCCGCCGGCGCGGTGGCCGACGACAAGTTCCTCTCGGGCGTGAACTTCTACGTCAAGGGCGTCGAAGGCAAGGTGCCGGGCGGCGACAAGAAGTAA